One Archangium violaceum genomic window, CCTGGCGGAGGAAGCGGCCGGAGGGCCATTCCTCGTCTTTGTCGGGAACCACGACGATGCGGAACCTGCCGCGCCCGTCATCGGCTGCGTCGACGAAGGCCACGGTGCCCCCGAAGGTGCCCACGGCCACGGAGGGCCAGCCGGCGAACTGGACGGCGGGCCATCCCTCGAACTGGAGGCGCACGTGGCGGCCCGGGGAGATGAGCGGGGCGTCATTGCCGTGGACGTAGAGCTCGACGGCGCTGGACTGGGTGTCGGGCACCAGAACGGCGAGGGTGTCGCCGGCCTTGACCACCTCGGCGCCCTGCCGGGCCACCTGCCTCAGGATGGTGCCGGCACGCGGCGCTCGCACCTGTTGGGTGGACTGGCGGGCCATGGTGCTCTCCAGCTTCGCCAGCTCGATGCGCTCCTTGGCGAGCTCGGCCTTGGCGTACTCGTATTTGGCGAGGCCGTCGTTGATGTGGGCATCGGCATCGGTCTGGATGCGTTGGCGATCGGAGCCGAGCGCCCCGAGCTCGTTGCGGGCGGCGCTCAGGCTGGCACGGGCGCTCTCCGCGTCGGTGGTGGCCTTGGTGAGCTCGAGCTGGGCGAGCTCCACGCTGCGGGTAGCGGTCAGACCGTCCTTGTGCAGGGTGCGCTGCCGCTCCAGGTTGAGCCGCGCCGTCTCGCGAGCCGCCTCGGCTGCGGCCAGCGACTGCTCGGCGGAGCGGATGCGCTCCTGCACCATGCGCACGCGCGAGCCGGCCGCTTCGATGCTCGCCGCGCGCGAGGAGCGCAGGGCCTCCACGCGGGACTCGTAGGCCATCCTCTGGCTCTGGGCGGCGCTGAGGCGGGCCTCGATGGCGTTACGCTGCTCCTGCAGGCGCGCCATCAGATCCGCGTCGTTGTCGGAGAGCTCGACGATCAGGTCCCCCTCTTTCACGCGCGAGCCCTCCTGGACGGCCCAGTGGGTGATGCGCCCGGCGATGGGGGCCTGGATGGACTGCTGGCGCTCCAGGGGCGCGTAGGCGATGACGCGGCCCTGGCCGGTGACGTTCTGCTGCCAGGGGGCCAGCAGCAGCCCGAGCGCGGCGAGCAGCAGGGCGAGCAGGAGCAGCCGCGCCACCAGGCGTGCCACCCGGGTCGAGTGCCGCACGAGACGCATGGCGGGCAGCTCCGTGGGGGTTTCTTCGTTTCGCGAGGAGGGCATCGTCAGGGTCTTGGCTCCAGACTCAGGAGGGGTTGGCCACCAGGGAATGCCGCTCGGGGTGGCGCGGGCAGAGCCGGCCGCCGAGGAGCTCGTAGGCGCGCACGCAGCGGTCGCGCAGCTCGGGGCCGCGGGTGATGAGGAGCAGGGTCCAGGGGGCGTCCTCGGCCATCAACGTCTGGAGGACGTGGTCGCGCGCCTGTGGGTCGAGGGTGTCCAGCACCTCGTCGAGGACGAGCAGTCGCGGGCGGAGCACGAGCGCGCGCGCCAGGTGCAGCAGCGCCACCTGTCCCGAGGACAGCGGCAGGCCACCGGTGCTGATCTCGGTGTGGAGGCCCTCGGGGAGCCGGGCGAGCGTCTCTCCCAGGCCCACGGCCTCGAGCACCCGGCGGACCTCGCTCAAGGGCAGCTCCGGCTGTCCCATACGGACGTTATCCACGAGCGTGCCGGCGAAGATCTCCGGCGCCTTGACGATCACGACGTCGCGGCGTAGCGAGGCGAGCGAGAGATCCCGTAAATCGGTGCCGTCCAGCAGGATGCGACCCCCAGAGGGCGCGCGCAGGCCGTAGAGCAGATCCACCAGGGTGCTCTTGCCGCCAGCGGTGGCGCCGGTGATGGCCACCTTTTCTCCGGCCCGCACCTCGAGGCTGGCGCCGCTCAGCACGGGCGCGCCCTCGCGGTAGTGGAACTCCAGCCCGTGTAGCTCCAGCGCCGCGGGGCCGGAGCGCGCGGGGACGCTCTCTCCGGTGTCTTGCTCCAGGGGCAAGTCCACGAGCTGGCCCAGCTTGTCCATGGACGCGAGCAGGTCGTACCAGGCCTCCAGGTGCTTGCCGAACTTGGAGATGGCCGCCACCACCGCGGTGACGATCAGCTCGGCGGCGACGAGCTGGCCGAGGGTGAGTTGGCGGTTGATGACGAGCCAGCCGCCCAGCCCGAGCAGCAGCGCGCTAGCCACTGCCTGGAGGCCGAGGGCCCCGAGGATCTGCCGGAAGAGGTACTTGAAGTGCTTGCGCCGGGTGGTGAGGTACTCACGGGCGAGCTCGTCGGCACGCCGCTGGGCATGGGCACTCCCGCCGCGCTGGCGGAAGGTGATGGGGTGGCGCGCCAGCTCCTGGAGCCAGGCCGCCACCGCGTACTTGGCCTTGGACTCTTTGAGACTCGCCGCGGTGGCCGGGTGCCCGTAGCCGAAGATGATGCCGGCCAGGGCCAGCAGGAGCAGGACGTCGAAAGCCAGCAGCAGCGGGTGGTAGAAGGCCAGCATCAGCAGGCCAATGCCTGCCTGGAGCACCACGGAGAGGCCTTCGAGCAGCAACGTGGAGCTGGCTTTCTGCACGGAGACCACGTCGAAGAAGCGGTTGGCGAGCTCGGGCCCGTGGGCGCGATCAAAGGCTCGCACTTGGACGCGCGGCAGCCGGTGGCTGAGATCGCTGACGACGCGGATGAACAGACGCTGCTGGAGGATCTCCACCACCCAGTTCTGCATGGCGCGCAGGCCGCCGGCGAACACGAGGCCGCCCAGCAGCAGGATGCTCAGCACCACCAGCGGCTGGAGCAGGGCGCCGAAGGCCACGGTGTTGACCAGTGATTGGACTGCGATTGGCGTAGTCAGGGCGAAGAGCCCAACGCCCACTGCATACATCACCACCGCGTGCAGGTCCGCGGCCTCCAGGTGCATCAATGCGCGCAGCCGAACGAAGGGGGAGGGGGGCTTGGGCGGGGTTCCCTCACTGGCTCGCAGGGCGTGGATGGGCTCCGCCTCCTCGGCGAGCACCCAGGTGAGGGATTGCGCTGCGAAGGGAGCAAGCAGCTGGGAGAGCCCCTGGCGGTCCATCCACGCCTGTCCGGAGGCCAGCAGGTTGGAGCGCACGTGAACTCGGGCGCCTGCCCACTCGGCGAGCAGGACCCACCGGGCCCCATGCTCCGTAAAACACACGGTGGCGATCGGCCCCTGGCTGCTGCCCTGGCGCAGGACGTCCTCAGGTGAGCGCCGCAAGGTGGTGAGGGTGAGGCCGAGCGATTGACCCGCGTGCAGGAGGTGTTGGCTCCACGTGTCCTCGAGAGAGCCGGTGCACTGCCGCGAGGCATCGAGGAGCACCGTCCGTACGGCGTTGCTCGCAGGCTCGACACCCGCGGTATGGGCGAGCTCGGAGAGGAGTTGCTCGAGCACCTCGGGGGTGCGCGTGTCGGAGTGGACGGGCGCGTTGCCGGAAGCGGGGGAGTCGATGTTTGGGTAGTACATTCAGGAGAGAGGGGTCGCTCTCGCGCCGTCAGCGAGCGGAATTGCCCATGCTGTCGCTAGAGATACCTTCGCTTTGCCTCCGCGAAAAACAGATAAACTGACATACTCCCTTCGGAAAAACCGAGGGTTTCACGAGAGGAGGGGAGGGAGCTCAACCGTGTTGGAGCCAAACGGGACAACCTTGATGTCATTGCAACTCAAACTTCAGTATGGGGACGCCTTCGCGCTTCGTGGGACCCTGCCCCGCGGTAGGGGATATGCTCCGCCCATGACCAACGAAGTTCGTGACTACTTGAGTCGGCAGTTCGAAACGGCGTGGGCGCTCACCCAATTCCACCTCAACGGACTCACCACCGAGGAGTGCTTGTGGCGCCCTGCTCATAAGGGATTGCATGTGCACCGAGCCCCTGATGGAAGGTGGCTCGCCGATTGGCCGGATCGCGAGGACTACGACATCGGTCCGTCGAGCATCGCGTGGCTGACGTGGCACCTCGGCTTCTGGTGGTCCATGGTACTCAATCACTCATTCGGCGACGGAACCCTCTCACGCGAGAACGTGATGTGGCCTGGTACCGCTGAAGGCGTACGCCAGTGGATCGGCGGACTTCAGAATCAGTGGCGAGCAGTGCTCGAGCAGGTCACCGACGACGACCTGCGATCGGCACAGCGGACACGATGGCCTTTGCAGGACCGTCCGTTCGGCGACGTCGTCGCGTGGGTCAATGTCGAGCTCACGAAGAACGCCGCCGAGATCGGCTACGCACGCTTCCTCTACGCGGTCAGGGCCGGCTGAGAACGCAACAGGCGCTCAATTCGCTGGCGAGGGTCTCCGGGTCAGAGTCACACCTGCGCGGTGGGCCGGATGACCACCTCGTTCACATCGACATCGGCCGGCTGCTCGAGCGCGAACGCAATGGCGCGGGCGATCGCATCCGGTGGCATCGCGAACTTGTCCCGGGATGCGGCGAGCTGGGCTTTCACCTCCGGATTCGTCACGCCTTCCGCGAAGTTCGTCCGGACGAGACCAGGCGAGATGATCGTCACGCGCAGCTTGTCGCCGGCCTCCTGGCGCAACCCCTCGGAGATGGCGCGCACGGCGAACTTCGTGCCTGAATAGACCGACTGGTTCGGTACCGTGCGATGTCCTGCTGTGGAAGCGATGTTGACGAAATGCCCGAACCCCTGCTCGCGGAAGACAGGCAGCGCCGCGGCGATGCCATACAGAACACCTTTGATGTTGACGTCGATCATCTCCTCCCAATCCTCGACGCGCAGATCGTCCAGGGGAGAGACCGGCATGACACCGGCGTTGTTGACGAGAACGTCGAGCTTGCCATACCGCTCACATGCCAACTTGACGAGGTTGGAGAGGTCCTCGCGCCGTTTGACGTCCGTGCGTGCATGGGCTGTCTCGCCACCCGCTCCCGCGATACGGGCAGCCAGAGCCTCGAGGCGATCCGCTCGGCGCGCGCCGAGTACGACCTTCGCACCGCGCTCAGCCAGCAGGAGTGCGGTCGCCTCACCGATTCCGCTGCTCGCGCCCGTGATGACGACAACCTTGTCTTTGATTCCCGACACGATGTTCTCCCTTCCTGTCTCCTTGGAGGAGCGGCAAGGGTGTAGACGGCGGACGCACGACGATCTTGGGCATTGTTGGCGGGGCCTGTCCCGCCAAGAACGCCCAAGCCACGGTGGCGGCTCGCGTTAGAATCGAGGTGTGAGCACTCCGCTTCGCGCCGTCTCCGACGGCCCGCTCTCCATCCGGGTCTTCCTCCCCCCTGAGTTGCCGGGCCTGCGGGTCGTGCGCTACAGGACCGACGAGCGGCTGTGGCGCTCCGTGAAGGAGCGCTTCTCGGTGACGATGACGTACTCGGGCCGCTCGGAGTGGTGGTGCCGTGGCGAGGTCCGGGTCTCTACTCCCGGGACGCTCGACCTCAAGCAGCTCGGAGATGTCCACCGCGATCTGCGCCGCGAGGGTCCCTCCCGCTTCCAGGTGATCTCCTTCGATGAGGCGCTCGTCACCGAGGCCCGTGAGGCGCTGGGCTACCCGGCCTCATCCCACCTGCGGCGGGTACAGCTCGAGCGCGGGCAGCCCACGGCGGCTCCCTTCGTTCGTCTCCATGCCTTGTTGGGCGAGGGCAGGGTGGAGCCCTCCAACACACTGGAGCTCCAGACGGCACTGACCGAGGCGCTCTGTGCACTGGCCTCGTGCTTCGGTGACTCGGACGAGCCGGAGCGACGCTCTCGCTTGCCCGTCCGCCGGGCGCTCGAGGCGCTGCACGAGGCCCTGGAGCAGGGCATCTCGCTGGACGCCCTGGCCAGGCAAGCGGAACTGGACAAGTTCCACCTGTGCCGCGCCTTCCGGGAAGAGGTGGGGATGCCTCCCTACGCGTACCTCACCCACCTGCGCATCGCCCGGGCCATGGGATTGCTGACCCAGGGCCTGACACCCTCGGAGGTCGCGCTCCGGGTGGGGCTCTATGATCAGAGCCAGCTCAACCGGCACTTCAAGCGCATCATCGGCCTCACCCCGGGCCAGTTCGCGCGCGCCGTGCAGCCACGTTCCGGAGATGACCCTGGAGCGCTTCACGCTTCTTCATGTTCCCGTCACACGAGTTCATCCCGCTCTGGCGGGCCGGTGCGAGGATGGTCCGCGTGAAAGGGGCAGGGTGCCCCGGGAGTGATACGCAATGGCATCAGGGAAGGCGATTCTCGGAGGAATGCTGGGGCGGTTCCTGTTCCGCGACGCGCGGGTCACGCAGGTGCGTGACGTCTCACCTCGCTTTCGCTGGATGGAGCTGGAAGGCGAGGCGCTGCGCGACGTCTCCTGGAGCGCGGGGGACAAGGTGCAGGTGTTCCTTCCACGCGTGGGGATGCGAACGTACACGCCCCTGGCGTGGGACTCGGCTCGCGGGGCGACGCAGTTGCTCGTCTACCTCCATGGCCACAGCCCCGGCGCGGAGTGGGGCCGCGACGTGCGGGTGGGGGACCGCTGCCAGTTCATGGGGCCTCGCGGTTCCCTGGCGCTCTCGTCCCTTCAGGGACCCGTGGTGCTGTTCGGAGACGAGACGTCCTTCGCCGTGGCCCACACGCTGCGGAACCTGCGGGCCGGCGCGGATGGTGTCGAGCGGGTGTTCGAGGTCTCTTCCCGAGACGCGTCCGAGCCGGTGCTGCGGGAGCTCCACCTGTCGGACAGCGCCTTGGTGGAGCGCGCGCCCGACGAGGAACACCTGCCCGCCGTAGCGGAGCGTCTGGGCGCCGCACTGAAGCGGCGTCCTGGCGCGCACCTCGTCATGACGGGTCGGGCGCAGGCCATCCAGGCGCTGCGCGCACGGCTCCGGCAAGAGGGCGTGAGTGCGGCGCAGAAGGTGAAGGCGTACTGGTCCGCGGGGAAGCGCGGGCTCGACTGAGCAACTCTCCTTCCTCCATCACTTCTCGCCGAGCGACCCGTAGCGAACCACGCGGAAGCGCGCCCCCTGGGCCTCGCGGATGCGGGCGGCGAGCACGTCGTGCAGCTCGGGCGTCCACGCGCTCCAGCGCGCGAAGAACTTCTCCGTCGCCGCCTTGTCTCCCGCGTGCTGGAGCTTGATGACCTCCTCGAGCAGCGAGCTGACCGTGTCCAGGTACCGGTCGTACTGGATGGTGAGACGCGCCGTCTTCGGGTCCGCGCGAAGCAGGCCGTGCTCCAGGAACCAGTTGAACTGCACCAGCTGCATGCGCTGGTACGGCTGGTCCTCGCGCGGGCGCACGTTCTGCAGCGTGCGGCGGATGCCCGAGGCCTGCACGGCGCGCAGGCTGGCGGCATCCAGCGAGCCGTTCTTCTGGAAGGTGTGCAGCGCGAAGAGGCTGACCAGGTCCGCCTTCATCTCCTCCATGGCGTCCGCGTAGTCCTCGAGCGCCACGTCCAGCGTGCGGCCCTTCGTGTCGCGGTCCGGGCCCAGGTAGTGGCCCACCTCGTGCCAGAGCGTGCGCTGGAAGTTGCCCTCGGAGGTGAGGTCCTTCGCGTGCGCGTCCGCCGTCGCGGTGCGCCAGATGCGCTCGTCCGCGGCGAACAGGTCCGGGTTCTTCATGATGTTCTCGCGCAGCAGGATGGTGCGGCCGTAGCGGCGCGAATAGAGCGGATCATTGGGGAGGATCGACGCGGTGTTGGTGCCGCGCGCCTGGCCGAAGTCCGCCACCACCTCGTACACGCCCACCGGGACGTCCTCGCGGATGCGCTTCTTCGTGGGGTACGGCAGCGAGTCCTCCACGCCCTGCAGTCCGCCCATTCGCTTGCGCAGCTCCGCCGTCGCCTGCTCGTTCAGCAACAGCACGGACACGCCGTAGAAGGCCTTCACGCCATAGAGCGCATCGTCATACGTCTCGTACGGGCCGAGCTGCACGTTGAGGTGCTTGAAGCGGCCTGTCACCCACGCCGCGTCGCCGCTCTCGTAGTCGTTGGTGAGGAGATCCCTCGCGCGGTTGCGCAGGTAGCGCGCCAGCTCCTCGTCGCTCGCATCCAGCCGTCCCGCCGCGCGCATGAGCAGTCCGTATGCCTTTACCAACTCCGGCCCGTAGGCCACCGCGTAGGGCACCGCGTACAGGCTCTTCGCGTCGGGCCGCTTCGCACGGGCCTGGAGCGCCTCGCGCAGTCCGGGGTGCAGCGAGTCCAGCACCGGGTACGTCTGGAGCACCTTCACGTCCTGGCGCAGGTTGTCCGCGGTGGCCCGGCGCACCACGGTGAGCTCGTCCATCAGCGAGGCGCGCTGTTCGGGGTGCGCGGCGAGAAACGCGTCCACCTCCGCGCGCGTCGCGTCCGGCGGGTAGACGTTGCGCGCGGGCACCTGCGGATCCACGGGAAGGAAGGCCTCGCGCGCGTTGGTCAGCGTGCTGGCGATGGGGCCCTGGTAGAGGCGGTAGAGCGTGAGCAGGTCCTGCGTGCGCTTCGGGCTGCCCAGCTTCTTGTCGAGTGCCTGCAACCGCGCGTGCGACGCGAGGGCCTGGTGGTGGCGTGAGGCCTCGTAGATGCCCTGGAGGAGCTGTCCCACCTCCAGCAGATCCTTCACCGCGGCCTGCTCGTCGGGCGTGAGGCGCGAGAGGTCGGGCGCCAGCCGCACCTCCTCCGTCTTGGCGAGGATCTCCGCCACCTTCTCCTCGGGCCAGTAGCCAGGGGGCAGGGAGGGGGAGGCGGGCTGCGCGGCATGGGCCGCGAGCGTCGTGAGGGCCGTGAAGGCCAGGGTCAGCGCGTGGGGAAGTCGCATGGCGCGCAAGACTGCCACGGTCTCAGGCGTATTCCCCACGAAGTCAGCGAGGAGCCTCGAGGGCCGTGGGCCCGGGTTCCGGATGGCTTGGGATGAGCCCCGGGTTGCCTGCCTGGCGGGCAAGCAATCAGGGAGCGTGGCCCTCCTATCTGGGGTCGTGAGTCGGGGGCGACTGGACAACGCCAACCGCTGGTTACATTGGCCCTTGGAGAGAGGGAGTTCCCCCGGGTGGAGCTCGAGGGAACCTTCTCGAACAACTTCAATCACATCCAAGTAAGGAGGCGTTTGTCATGGCCATCATTCGAAGGAACGATACCGATCGGGGCCTCGTGCGGAACCGTGGTCTGGATCCGTTCGAGATGATGCAGGACCTCCTGCGGTGGGACCCCTTCCGTGAGCTGTCCCGCGGCGTGGTCGGTGGTACGGAGGTCACGAACTTCATCCCCGCGTTTGAGGTGAAGGAGACGAAGGACTCGTACGTCTTCAAGGCGGACCTCCCTGGCATCAAGGAGGACGGGCTCGACATCTCCCTCACCGGCAACCGGCTGACCATCTCCGGCCAGCGGCAGGAGGAGAAGAAGGACGAGGGCGACAGGCACTTCGTCTACGAGCGCAGCTTCGGCAGCTTCTCGCGCTCCTTCACCCTGCCGGAGGGCATCGACGTGGACCACGTCCAGGCCGAGCTCAAGGACGGCGTCCTGAACGTGGTGGTGCCCAAAAAGCCCGAGGTGCAGCCCAAGCGCATCCTCGTCAAGGGCCCGGGCGAGGGTGAGAAGGCGAAGGCGTAGTTCGTAGGTGTTGTTCGCAGAGGGGCGGGGGGGATTTCTCCCGCCCCTCGTTGTATCCGGCGGGATTACTCCCACGTGTGGTGCGTTTTCTTGCTCTTGCTCACCCGGGTGACAACGAGCTTGCCGTTGCTCAGGGTCGCTTCATAGGTCGCGGACTGCCGGTCCGCCACGCCCGCGGCATGGTGCCCATACATGCAGTGTTGCTCGATGAGAGTGGGTGCGATTCATCGTGCCTTTCCTTGATCCTGCAATGCTCGAACGACGCTACCGCGCTCTCGGACGCGAGCGCGAGGTCATCACCGATGCTCCAGGTAGATCAGCTCTGGAGATGTCACGTCCCGGGGTGGTCGAGTGAGACGGCCCAGGGCTCGCGGCCATGTGCCTCGTCCACCGCGAAGAAGAAGAGCCGGTCTCCGACCCGTGCGAGATTGGAGGGGTCGGCGGAGATGGCGCCAGGCACTGCATCCACCCACCGGTAGGTGCCGGCCGCCGTGCCGTCCGTGCGCCACAGTTCCGCACCGCCTTCCGGCTCCGCGGCCGTGAAGATCACGACACCTCGGTCCTCGAGCGCGAGCGGTGTGATGAAGGCCGTCTGGTCCTCATCGAGGATGCGCATGCCGGACTCGGCGCCCGGCCAGATATCCGCCAGCCGGACGGTACCCTCGGGTGTGCCGTTCGTCACGAAGGGCTCGAAGCCGTGCGTGGCGTCATGGGCGGTGAAGAACACGGAGGTGCCGAGCTTCGTGAACTGGTGGGGGTAGCTCGACGCCGGTCCGGAGGCGAGCTCCGCGAGCAGCCGGGTGCCCTCCACCGTTCCGTCGCTCACCCAGAGCTCCGCGCCGTGCACCGCGTCTTCTCCCGAGAAATAGAGACGCCCGTTCGCCCAGGCGAGTTTGTCGATGCTGCTGAGCCCCTGGGTGATCAGCGGCACCGTGCCCGCCTCCGTCCCGTCGCTCTTCCAGAGCTGGACGAGCTGCTCCTGGGTCTTCCACGAGTACAGGTTCACCTCGAAGTAGATGGCGCCCTCTCCGGCCACCACCTCACCGACGTAGGCGTAGTCCGACTCCTCACCCGGCGTGAAGAGCTCGAGCCGCCGCGTCCCCGCTGAGGTGCCATCCGTCGTCCAGAGCGCTTTGTTCTCTTCCTCGTCCTGAGCGAAGAAGAGGATCTGGGAGCCCAGCTTCACGAGGCGGGTTTTCTCCATGATGAAGTCGCCCGACGTGTCCGAGGGGACGAACTGCGTGGTCCCGGCTTCCGTCCCGTCGCTGCGCCAGAGCCTCACCGGCGCGTAGCTTCCCGTGGAGAAGATGAGCGCCCCACCCAGCTCGACGAGGTTGCTCACGTTGTTGTACTCACCGGGACCCGTGGCGAAATCCTTTACACGCACCGTCCCGGCCTCCGTTCCGTCCGTTTTCCAGAGCTCCGCCCGGTGGATGTCGTTGTCGGGCACGAAGAACAGCTGACTGCCCACTCGCTGGCCGGCGGTTCCTTCCGCGAAGAAGAAGTACGTCGACGCGCCCTCGAAGCGCCGGACGCGCGACGTGCCAGCCGCCGTGCCATTGCTCCTCCAGAGCGAGGACGTCACGCCATCGTCGGATGCCAGGAAGAAGACCTGATCATTCAGGATGCCGACATTCCTCAGGCCAACCTGGGATGACTGTGTCGCATCCGGCCTCAGCGGCTCGAGGATTCGCGTTCCCGCCACGGTTCCGTCGGTGCGCCACATTTCGACGCCGCCGGAGAGCGGCTCGACGCGGAAGACCAGGCTGTCGCCCACGTTGATGGGATGGAGTCTGCTGGGAATGGAGTCCCCGGTGTAGCCCTCCCAGGACTTCAGCTCCACGGTGCCCGCGGCCGTGCCATCCGTCCTGTACAGGGCGAGCACCCGTTCGCGGGGCGTGGCCTGGAAGTAGAGGTGGCCCTTCCATGCGAAGAGGTTGGTCGGTTGGGCGTCGCCCGCTCCAGGCCACAGGTCCGCCACGCGCGACGTGCCAGTGGCCGTGCCATCGCTCGTCCACAGTTCCTCGCCCGCGCTGTCGTGCGCGACGAAGAAGACCCGGTTGCCCACGGGCGTCAGGTCGTGATACCGCCAGCTATTGAAGGGCATGACCTCCACGGTTCCCTGCGGGGTTCCATCTGTCTTCCAGAGCGCCCCGAAGGTGGAGAACCTGTAGGTGGAGAAGAAGAGGGTGCCTCCCGCCGCGGCCATCCCGCCGATGTGATTCATATGGATGGGGAACTCCAGCAGCCGGACGGTGCCCTCCGGGGTTCCGTCGGTCTTCCAGAGCTCGTTCCGTGCCTGTTCGGGTCCCGCGGCGAAGAAGACATTCGAGCCCGAGCGGGTGAACCACCGGGGCCAGCTCGACGCGGGGCCGGGGACGAGATCCTTGACCAGCACGGTCCCCGCCTCCGTTCCATCCGTCTTCCACAGCTCCATGCCGGAGGCGGCGTCATTGGCCACGAGCAGCATCACGTCACCCAGCGCCTGCGCGACCTCGATGCCGCGCCTCTCGGTGTCGTAGAGCTCCGCGGGCGGGAAGCGTTTGAGCTCCCGGGTCCCCGCCACCGTGCCGTCCGTCTTCCACAGCCCGTCATCAAAAGAGAAGAAGGCGGAGGAACCGAGCGCCGCGATTTCACCTTGCCGCCAGCCGTGGTCATCCAGGACGCTGTCGAACTCGTGGAGGACGAGCGTCCCGGGTGTGGTTCCATCCGTCTTCCACAGGCCCAGCTTCCCGGCGAAGCTCGTGGCGCTGAAGAAGTAGGCCACGTTGCCGGCGGCGGTCAGGGCGGTGGGCCCCTGGGAACTCGACAGCAGGCCTGGGGTCAGGTCCCTCGTCAGCGTGGTGCCCGCCGCGGTGCCATTGCTGCGCCATAGCTCCAGGCCCGTCAGGTGATCCTCGAGCACCATGAGGGTCGTGCCATTGGCCAGCGTGGCGACGCCTCCCCCATAGGAGTAGGTGTCGGTGA contains:
- a CDS encoding HlyD family secretion protein, with the protein product MPSSRNEETPTELPAMRLVRHSTRVARLVARLLLLALLLAALGLLLAPWQQNVTGQGRVIAYAPLERQQSIQAPIAGRITHWAVQEGSRVKEGDLIVELSDNDADLMARLQEQRNAIEARLSAAQSQRMAYESRVEALRSSRAASIEAAGSRVRMVQERIRSAEQSLAAAEAARETARLNLERQRTLHKDGLTATRSVELAQLELTKATTDAESARASLSAARNELGALGSDRQRIQTDADAHINDGLAKYEYAKAELAKERIELAKLESTMARQSTQQVRAPRAGTILRQVARQGAEVVKAGDTLAVLVPDTQSSAVELYVHGNDAPLISPGRHVRLQFEGWPAVQFAGWPSVAVGTFGGTVAFVDAADDGRGRFRIVVVPDKDEEWPSGRFLRQGVRANGWILLDKVRLGYEMWRQFNGFPPALSSSEASLAGTEKSGHKSEDKDDDKDDGSGGKS
- a CDS encoding peptidase domain-containing ABC transporter translates to MYYPNIDSPASGNAPVHSDTRTPEVLEQLLSELAHTAGVEPASNAVRTVLLDASRQCTGSLEDTWSQHLLHAGQSLGLTLTTLRRSPEDVLRQGSSQGPIATVCFTEHGARWVLLAEWAGARVHVRSNLLASGQAWMDRQGLSQLLAPFAAQSLTWVLAEEAEPIHALRASEGTPPKPPSPFVRLRALMHLEAADLHAVVMYAVGVGLFALTTPIAVQSLVNTVAFGALLQPLVVLSILLLGGLVFAGGLRAMQNWVVEILQQRLFIRVVSDLSHRLPRVQVRAFDRAHGPELANRFFDVVSVQKASSTLLLEGLSVVLQAGIGLLMLAFYHPLLLAFDVLLLLALAGIIFGYGHPATAASLKESKAKYAVAAWLQELARHPITFRQRGGSAHAQRRADELAREYLTTRRKHFKYLFRQILGALGLQAVASALLLGLGGWLVINRQLTLGQLVAAELIVTAVVAAISKFGKHLEAWYDLLASMDKLGQLVDLPLEQDTGESVPARSGPAALELHGLEFHYREGAPVLSGASLEVRAGEKVAITGATAGGKSTLVDLLYGLRAPSGGRILLDGTDLRDLSLASLRRDVVIVKAPEIFAGTLVDNVRMGQPELPLSEVRRVLEAVGLGETLARLPEGLHTEISTGGLPLSSGQVALLHLARALVLRPRLLVLDEVLDTLDPQARDHVLQTLMAEDAPWTLLLITRGPELRDRCVRAYELLGGRLCPRHPERHSLVANPS
- a CDS encoding DinB family protein, which gives rise to MTNEVRDYLSRQFETAWALTQFHLNGLTTEECLWRPAHKGLHVHRAPDGRWLADWPDREDYDIGPSSIAWLTWHLGFWWSMVLNHSFGDGTLSRENVMWPGTAEGVRQWIGGLQNQWRAVLEQVTDDDLRSAQRTRWPLQDRPFGDVVAWVNVELTKNAAEIGYARFLYAVRAG
- a CDS encoding SDR family oxidoreductase, coding for MSGIKDKVVVITGASSGIGEATALLLAERGAKVVLGARRADRLEALAARIAGAGGETAHARTDVKRREDLSNLVKLACERYGKLDVLVNNAGVMPVSPLDDLRVEDWEEMIDVNIKGVLYGIAAALPVFREQGFGHFVNIASTAGHRTVPNQSVYSGTKFAVRAISEGLRQEAGDKLRVTIISPGLVRTNFAEGVTNPEVKAQLAASRDKFAMPPDAIARAIAFALEQPADVDVNEVVIRPTAQV
- a CDS encoding helix-turn-helix domain-containing protein, which translates into the protein MSTPLRAVSDGPLSIRVFLPPELPGLRVVRYRTDERLWRSVKERFSVTMTYSGRSEWWCRGEVRVSTPGTLDLKQLGDVHRDLRREGPSRFQVISFDEALVTEAREALGYPASSHLRRVQLERGQPTAAPFVRLHALLGEGRVEPSNTLELQTALTEALCALASCFGDSDEPERRSRLPVRRALEALHEALEQGISLDALARQAELDKFHLCRAFREEVGMPPYAYLTHLRIARAMGLLTQGLTPSEVALRVGLYDQSQLNRHFKRIIGLTPGQFARAVQPRSGDDPGALHASSCSRHTSSSRSGGPVRGWSA
- a CDS encoding siderophore-interacting protein, translating into MASGKAILGGMLGRFLFRDARVTQVRDVSPRFRWMELEGEALRDVSWSAGDKVQVFLPRVGMRTYTPLAWDSARGATQLLVYLHGHSPGAEWGRDVRVGDRCQFMGPRGSLALSSLQGPVVLFGDETSFAVAHTLRNLRAGADGVERVFEVSSRDASEPVLRELHLSDSALVERAPDEEHLPAVAERLGAALKRRPGAHLVMTGRAQAIQALRARLRQEGVSAAQKVKAYWSAGKRGLD
- a CDS encoding NUDIX hydrolase codes for the protein MRLPHALTLAFTALTTLAAHAAQPASPSLPPGYWPEEKVAEILAKTEEVRLAPDLSRLTPDEQAAVKDLLEVGQLLQGIYEASRHHQALASHARLQALDKKLGSPKRTQDLLTLYRLYQGPIASTLTNAREAFLPVDPQVPARNVYPPDATRAEVDAFLAAHPEQRASLMDELTVVRRATADNLRQDVKVLQTYPVLDSLHPGLREALQARAKRPDAKSLYAVPYAVAYGPELVKAYGLLMRAAGRLDASDEELARYLRNRARDLLTNDYESGDAAWVTGRFKHLNVQLGPYETYDDALYGVKAFYGVSVLLLNEQATAELRKRMGGLQGVEDSLPYPTKKRIREDVPVGVYEVVADFGQARGTNTASILPNDPLYSRRYGRTILLRENIMKNPDLFAADERIWRTATADAHAKDLTSEGNFQRTLWHEVGHYLGPDRDTKGRTLDVALEDYADAMEEMKADLVSLFALHTFQKNGSLDAASLRAVQASGIRRTLQNVRPREDQPYQRMQLVQFNWFLEHGLLRADPKTARLTIQYDRYLDTVSSLLEEVIKLQHAGDKAATEKFFARWSAWTPELHDVLAARIREAQGARFRVVRYGSLGEK
- a CDS encoding Hsp20/alpha crystallin family protein; this translates as MAIIRRNDTDRGLVRNRGLDPFEMMQDLLRWDPFRELSRGVVGGTEVTNFIPAFEVKETKDSYVFKADLPGIKEDGLDISLTGNRLTISGQRQEEKKDEGDRHFVYERSFGSFSRSFTLPEGIDVDHVQAELKDGVLNVVVPKKPEVQPKRILVKGPGEGEKAKA